The following are from one region of the Deltaproteobacteria bacterium genome:
- a CDS encoding RNA methyltransferase: MSAVNLENIHIVLQRPRYPENIGSAARAMCNMGLRRMSVVSPENYDLERIGKLATHVASGIVDRIRLYDDLATALQSFQFVVGTTARMGKQRQVVHSPENLARQLVSISQHNRVAILFGPEDRGLSNEDLRFCHALANIPTADFSSLNLAQAVMIVCYALHTATLEQKAAFVPKLASRHQLDGMYAQLREMLVRISYINPDNPDYFMDNLRRFLTRMQLRAREVSIVRGICRQMDWYAGKCYKDGYAEGGRQEERKDEAGTGCNGRDLLARKK; encoded by the coding sequence ATGTCGGCGGTAAATCTGGAAAATATCCACATCGTGCTCCAGCGTCCGCGGTATCCGGAAAATATCGGGTCTGCGGCCAGGGCCATGTGCAATATGGGTCTGCGGCGCATGTCGGTCGTTTCGCCGGAAAATTACGACCTGGAACGAATCGGAAAGCTGGCGACGCACGTGGCCTCCGGGATCGTGGACAGGATCCGGCTTTATGACGATTTGGCGACGGCGCTGCAGTCCTTCCAATTCGTGGTCGGAACGACGGCGCGCATGGGAAAACAGCGGCAGGTGGTGCACTCCCCCGAGAATCTGGCCCGCCAACTGGTGTCCATATCGCAGCACAACCGGGTTGCCATCCTGTTCGGCCCCGAAGACCGGGGGCTGTCCAACGAGGACTTGCGATTTTGTCATGCCCTGGCGAACATTCCGACGGCAGACTTTTCTTCCCTCAATCTGGCCCAGGCGGTCATGATCGTCTGCTATGCCCTGCACACCGCAACCTTGGAGCAAAAGGCGGCCTTCGTTCCCAAATTGGCCAGCCGCCATCAGCTGGACGGCATGTACGCGCAGCTGCGCGAGATGCTCGTGCGCATCAGTTATATCAATCCCGACAACCCGGATTATTTCATGGACAACCTCAGGCGCTTTTTGACGCGCATGCAGCTGAGGGCGCGGGAGGTCAGCATTGTTCGGGGGATCTGCCGGCAGATGGATTGGTATGCCGGAAAGTGCTATAAGGACGGTTACGCGGAGGGCGGCCGGCAGGAGGAGCGGAAGGACGAAGCCGGGACCGGGTGTAACGGAAGGGATTTATTGGCACGAAAGAAATAA
- the leuB gene encoding 3-isopropylmalate dehydrogenase → MKKIAILPGDGIGPEVMREAVRVLDAVKKTHGVELTYHHADVGGCAIDKHGSALPAETLALCESSDAVLFGSVGGPKWEKLPPERQPERAALLKLREHFGLYCNLRPARIFKALAAHSPLHPDIVGDGFDILCVRELTGGIYFGAPKGREGSGAGEKAFDTMVYTRAEIERIAHWAFAMARNRRQRVTSIDKANVLSTMVLWREVVNEVAREYGEVALNHMYIDNATMQLIRDPHQFDVLLCGNMFGDIISDECAMITGSMGLLPSASINGDGFGLYEPAGGSAPDIAGMGIADPVAQILSAAMMLRYSLDHPLAADAIERAVGAVLEAGVLTRDLSGDADKAVSTAEMGDAVAAEIIASG, encoded by the coding sequence ATGAAAAAAATTGCCATATTGCCGGGCGACGGCATCGGCCCCGAAGTGATGCGGGAAGCGGTAAGGGTTCTGGACGCCGTTAAAAAAACCCATGGCGTCGAACTGACATATCACCACGCCGATGTCGGCGGCTGTGCGATCGACAAACACGGCTCGGCGCTGCCGGCGGAAACCCTCGCTTTGTGTGAAAGCAGCGACGCCGTCCTGTTCGGGTCGGTGGGCGGGCCAAAGTGGGAGAAGCTTCCCCCGGAACGGCAACCCGAGCGGGCGGCGCTGTTGAAATTGAGGGAGCATTTCGGGCTGTACTGTAATTTGAGGCCGGCCAGGATTTTCAAGGCCCTGGCGGCGCACAGCCCCCTGCATCCGGACATCGTCGGCGACGGTTTCGACATCCTGTGCGTGAGGGAGCTTACCGGCGGGATCTATTTCGGTGCACCGAAGGGACGCGAAGGGAGCGGCGCCGGGGAAAAGGCTTTCGACACCATGGTATACACGCGGGCGGAAATCGAAAGGATTGCCCATTGGGCGTTTGCCATGGCCCGCAACCGCAGGCAACGGGTGACGTCCATCGACAAGGCCAATGTCCTGTCAACCATGGTTTTATGGCGTGAAGTGGTGAACGAGGTCGCCCGGGAATACGGAGAGGTGGCTCTGAACCACATGTACATCGACAACGCCACCATGCAGCTGATCCGGGACCCGCATCAGTTCGACGTCCTCTTGTGCGGCAATATGTTCGGCGACATCATATCCGACGAATGCGCCATGATTACGGGCTCCATGGGTCTGCTGCCGTCCGCCAGCATCAATGGGGACGGCTTCGGCCTGTACGAACCGGCAGGGGGGTCGGCCCCCGATATTGCCGGCATGGGGATTGCCGACCCGGTGGCGCAGATCCTGTCGGCGGCCATGATGCTGCGGTACAGTTTAGACCATCCTCTGGCTGCCGATGCAATCGAACGGGCCGTGGGGGCGGTGCTGGAAGCGGGCGTGCTCACCCGTGACCTGTCCGGAGATGCGGACAAGGCGGTGTCTACAGCGGAGATGGGGGATGCCGTGGCGGCGGAAATCATTGCATCGGGGTGA